In Candidatus Dormiibacterota bacterium, the genomic stretch GTCACCCCGACCCGTGACCACCATGAGGAGCGACCCGCGTTGTTCGACGGCTTCCTTCGGCTCACCCCGTGCCCGGTCTGCAGCGGGCTCGACCTCCCCGCCGAGCTCATCGGCGGCGCCGCGGCACCGCGCTGCCCCGCCTGCGGTGAGGAGTTCGTCGAGCGTCCCGTCGCCGGCCGCGTGGTGGTGAGCGTGGGCCGCGCCGGCCAGCGCCGCTCGGTCCGCGAGCTGTCCGGCCGCCGGTAGACGGCTAGCCGGCGTCCGCCCCGGCCTCGACCGCGGTTGCGGCAGCGGCGGTGCTCCGCGGTGCGGTGAGCCGCGACCAGATCAGGTCGCCGGCGGGCACCCCGGTCAGCTCCATCTCGGTCTCGACGGTGGTGTGCACGTCGATCTCGGCGTCCGGCGCGGCGGCGAGGCCGAAGAGCACCTCGGGGTCGTCGAGCTCGGGTAGCCTGCCGCTGTAGGCGCCGAGCACCACGCCGTCGCGCAGCAGCACGACGCCGACGTCGCCGGCGCCGATGATCCGCACCGCCCCGCTGGCGCGCTCGCGGCCGAGATGGGCGAGCAGCCCGGAGAAGTCGACGAAGGTGGCGGGCAGGCCGCGGAAGCGCTCCGGGAGGTTGATCATCCGGGCGATCGCCACGGCGATCTCGGGCCGGTAGGTCGACACCGTGATGTCGTGGATGTCCTGCGACGCCGGGGTGGGCATGCTCAGCGTGTCCAGCCGGTGGGTGCCCGTCTCGTCGACCGCCACCAGTGCCACAATCGCGCCCTGGTGAAGAATCGCAACCTGGACCCGCTCGCCCCCGGCCTCGATGAGAGCGCCGGTGTGCCGCCGCTCGGCGAGGTGGCTGAGCAGGCGCGGACCGTCGACGAAGGACGAGGTGAGCTGTCCGAGGGCGGACACGCCGGCGGGCAGGGGACAGGGGCCGACCGGGCCCGCGGGGGGGAGCGCAGAGCGCTCGACGGACGCCGACCACACCACGGAGTTGACCGTGGAGGGGTCGGAGGTACGCACGATCATGGTCTCCTCCGCATCGCCTTCCCCTTCGCAGCCCTCCCCGCCCGAGAGTGCCTGAAGGAGGGCAAATGTATCACGTGAACGAGTTCGCCGGGAAAGAGTGGATGGTGATCTGCTCCTCGCAGGCGCCGCCCTACGACGTCACCGGGATGTACCTGCTCTGGTCCGACGACCGCGACCGGCTGCTGGAGATCGCGCGCACCGAGATCGGCTCCGGAGTGTTCCACGAAGCCCGGCTCAGCGTGCTGCCGGGGAAGAAACCGGCCGAGCACGTGCTCTGCCTCTTCGCCCCCGACGGCTCGAGGAAGGTGGAGCTCTCCCACCGCGTGCGCGACAGCGGTGGCGGCATCACCTACCTGTACTGGCGGGACGGCACCACCCTCCCGGTGCGCCGCGAGCTCAACGTCAGCGGCCTCATCGGCGACGGCGCCGCCGAGGACGCCGGCACCTCCTGAATCTGCCGAACCCGGCAGGAAGACGCATCGGGGAGCGAGGCATGACGGTGATGGGAGAGGGGCGGGTCGCCCTGGTGACGGGCGGCTCCGGCGGCGTCGGCGCGGCGATCTGCGAGAGCCTGGCGGAGGCGGGCTGCCGGGTGGCGGTCGCCGACATCGACGAGGCGGGAGCGGAGCGGGTCGCCGCCCGTGTGGGCGGCCTCGGGGTGCGCCTCGACGTCACCAGCCCGGAGGCGGTGGCGGCCGCGGTCGGCCGGGTGCGCGCCGAGCTCGGCACCATCGGCGTGTGCGTGAACTGCGCCGGCTGGGACGAGCTCAAGCCCTTCCTCGACACCGACGAGGAGTTCATGCGGCGGATCATCGACATCAACCTGATGGGGCCGATGCGGGTGGTGCGGGCGTGCCTGCCCGGGATGATCGAGATGGCCCGGGGCCGGGTGATCGCCATCGCCTCCGACGCCGGACGGGTGGGCTCGTCGATGGAGGCGGTCTACTCCGGGGCCAAGGGCGGGGTGATCGCCTTCACCAAGACGATCGCCCGGGAGATGGCGCGGCACGGCATCACCGCCAACACCATCTGCCCCGGGCCCACCGACACCCCACTGCTCACCGGCATGCTCGGCGAGGGCACGGCGTCCGCCAGGGTGCTCGACGCGATGGTCAAATCGGTGCCGATGCGCCGCCTCGGCAGGCCCGAGGACATCGCCCCCGCGGTGGCGTTCCTGGCGTCGGACCACGCGGGATACATCACCGGCCAGACGTTGTCGGTCTCGGGTGGTCTGACGATGGCGTAGGCGCCGGGATGTTCCGGGTGTGCTGCGGTCACCACCACGCGCTGCGACGGGGGCAGGCCCCGGTCAACAGAAGCTGCGCTTGCACAGCCAGGCGGCGACGGCGTCGCGGGTGAACGGGGCGGAGCGCTCGAGGCTCAGGGCGTGGCCGGTGTCGAGGACGGTGAGGGCGGTGACGTCCTTGGTCCCGGTGTACATGCTCTTCTGCCGGTCCTGCGAGGGCGGCGGGAAGATCGCGTCGTCGGCGCCGATCGCCAGCAGCACGGGCACCTGGATCGATGCCACCCTCTGCTCGTCGGTGGCGATGGCGGCGGGGATGGAGCTGTCGTCGCCGCAGGGGTCGGCGTTGCGCAGGCGGGTCGCCTCGCCCTCGACCGCCGGGTCGGCGTCGTGGAACATCAGCGCCTTGAACTCGTCCTTGCTCTGGCCGAGCGGGGCGTAGCCGGGAGGGTTGCCGCCGCTGGCGCAGACCGCGCCGGTCTGGGCGAAGTCGGCGAGCACCTTGGGGGAGGCGCCGGTGTCGGCCCAGGCGAGGACGATCAGCGCGTCGACGTCGTGGAAGGAGTAGGCCTCGGCCTGGGCGATGGCCCCGCCCGCGGAGTGGCCGGTCAGTCCGACCCGCACGAAGCCGAGCCCGGCCGCGCCGTCCATCGCGTACGCGCCGGTGCGCAGCGCCTGGACGACCTGGTGGGCGATGTCGGCCTGCGCGCCCATGCAGCTCTGCATCCCCGGAGGATGGCTGCTCACCCCATAGCCGAGCCGGTCGATGATCAGCGAGGCGACTCCGTGCGAGGCCACCGCCTCCGACCAGTCGTACCCGGGGATGATCTCGAAGTCCCAGAAGAACTGGCCGTAGCCGAGCCCGTGGAGGTCGAGCACCACCGAGCGGCCCGGGTTCAGCGGGTCGAGCTGGTTGGCGGGGCCGACCAGCCGGCCGTGGATGGTGTAGGAGGCGCCGTCGCTCTGACAGGGCACCGCCGAGGTGTTGGAGTTCTTGACCTGGAAGCTGACCATGTGGCTGACCAGCGCGGCGGCGGCCGGGGCGGCGACGGTGCGCGGCGCCGGGCCCACCGCCAGCGCGGTCAGCGCCGCCAGCCCGGCGACGGCTGCGGCCGCGGCGCGACGGATACGTGGCATCCTCCTGGCCCTCCTCACGTCCCGCTGCGTGCGGTGCCGCGGCGCAGCCCGTCAACGATGCGCGCCCACCCGCCGGTACCCCCGCCGGGGAACGCGTAGAAGCTGACTCGGTCGACGATATCGCCATAGCGCGCCAGCAGGCGCTCCGGGATCTCGTCGGGGGCCCCCTGGACGGCGAAGGCGTCGAGCACCGAGCCGTCGATCAGCTCCGCCATCTCCGTCCAGCGTCCCTGCTTGGAGAGGCCGTTGAGCTCTGCCTGCAGGTCGCCCCAGCCGTGGACGTCCAGAGCGCCACGGTAGGCGGGGGTGGACCCGTAGAAGGAGATCTGGGCGCGCACCGCCGAGCGGAGCGCGTCGACGTCCGCCGGCTCCTCGCCGGTGACCACGAAGCAGGGCAGGGAGACCTCGAAGTCCTCGCGGCGGCGGCCGGCCCGGGCGAGCCCGCGCTCGACCGCGGGGAGGGTGACCTCGCGGAGGTAGCGCTCGTTGGTGAAGGCGTGGAGGATGACCCCGTCGGCCACCTCGGCGGCCACCTCGGTCATCGCCTCGCCGACCGCGGCGAGGAAGATGCGGGGGGTGCCGTGAGGGTTGGGCCCGGGGTTGAAGAACGGCGTCATCAGGGTGTGGGTGTAGAAGTCGCCGCGGAAGTCGAGCTTCGACCCGGTGTCCCACGCCTCCCAGATCGCCCGGATGGCGCTGATCATCTCGCGCATCCGCGGGGCCGGGTGCGACCAGGTCATGCTGAAGCGCTTCTCGATGTGGGGCCGGATCTGCGACCCCAGGCCGAGGATGAAGCGGCCCTTCGAGTACGCCTGCAGATCGTGGCCGGTGTGGGCCAGGGTCATCGGGTTGCGGGCGAACCCGACCGCGATCCCGGTGATCAGGTCGACCCGCCGGGTGTGCTCGGCGGCGACGGCGAGGGGGAGGAACGGGTCGTGCTGGGTCTCGATGCTCATCAGCCCGTCGAAGCCCGCCTCCTCGAGCGCCACCGCGCGCTCCGCCGCGCCGGTCAGGTCGCCGAGGTGGGTGTCGATCTTCACCCTGCTCACTCCTCCGTTCCTCGCTCGGGGAGTCGCGACCGGGATCCCCGGCGGACAGGATTGCACGTCGCCCTCCATCGCCGCCCGCGGCTGACCCGGCCCCCCGTTTCCGCCGACTCCGCCACCGAGAAAGGGGGAGCCCGGTTCCCCCGTTCGTGCGATTGTTCGGCAGCTATCGGGGATGCCAGACTTCCCACCGCTGGCCGGTCCGTCCCGTCGGGAGGGAGGGCGGAGGGCGCCACCACCAGGGGGAGGTCCGGCGATGGCGGCTGTGACGGAGGCCGGCGGTGGCGTCTGAGGGCGTCTACGAGGGGCCGCTGAACCCACCGCTGACCGACGAGCTCGGCCAGATCATCGTCCGCGGCCTCCGGCCCGGCCGGAAGGGGCTCGAGGCGCTCGGCGAGATGGTGCTGCTCGGGGGCGCGGTCTTCACGTCGCTCCGCACCGGGGTCGTCTGGGAGGAGTTCATCCACCAGTGCGACATCTTCTTCAAGCGGATGATCATCCCGGTCCTGCTCATCGGCCTGGGGTGGGGGACGATGGTCTCGCTGGAGGCGGGGAACCTGCTCCAGCTCGCCCAGGCCTCCTGGCGTCTGGGCGGGTTCGAGGCGATGTCCCACATCCGTGAGTTCGACGCCTTCGTCATGGGTGACATCGCCATGGGGGTGGCGGGCACCGCGATCGTCGCCGACATGGGCGCCCGCAAGGTGCGCGACGAGCTGGCGGCGATGAGCACCCTGGGCATCGACGTGGTCCGCGAGATGGTCACCCCGCGGGTGCTCTCGATGATCGTCATGACCAGCGCGATGCTCTTCCCGATGATGGTGAGCAGCCTCTTCACCGGCTGGCTCGCCGCCGTCTACCTGCGCGGCGCCAGCACCGGCGGCTACTGGCACGACTTCTTCAACCAGACCACCTCGGTGGACGTGCTCATCGGGGTGGTGAAGTGCGCCTGCTTCGGGATGTTCGGCGGGATCATCGCCTGCTACAAGGGGATGAGCGCCGCCGGCGGCGGCCGGGGCGTCGGCCGCGCCGTGAACGAGGCGGTGGTGATGTCGATCATCATGGCGATGAGCGTCAACTACCTGGTCACCTCGATCCTGATGGCGCTCAACAGCTCCGTGAACGTGCTCAAGTGAGCGGCGCCGCACAGCATGGCTGAGGTCGCGGTCGCCCCCGCGAGTGTGGGCCCGCTGAGCGTCGCCGCTCGCAAGACCACCGGCGCGGTGCGCGAGCTGGGCGAGATCTTCCTCTTCTTCGGCCGGGCGCTCTGGGGCATGCGCACCGTGCCCAAGCACCAGGAGGAGTTCTTCCGGTTCGCCGCCTACGTCGCCCTCTCCACCCTGCCGATCGTGGTCTGCATCGCCTACTTCATGGGCGCGGAGTGCGGGCTGGAGTCCTGGTACTCGCTGAAGATCATCGGCGTCCAGGACC encodes the following:
- a CDS encoding SDR family oxidoreductase, which produces MTVMGEGRVALVTGGSGGVGAAICESLAEAGCRVAVADIDEAGAERVAARVGGLGVRLDVTSPEAVAAAVGRVRAELGTIGVCVNCAGWDELKPFLDTDEEFMRRIIDINLMGPMRVVRACLPGMIEMARGRVIAIASDAGRVGSSMEAVYSGAKGGVIAFTKTIAREMARHGITANTICPGPTDTPLLTGMLGEGTASARVLDAMVKSVPMRRLGRPEDIAPAVAFLASDHAGYITGQTLSVSGGLTMA
- a CDS encoding alpha/beta hydrolase, with translation MPRIRRAAAAAVAGLAALTALAVGPAPRTVAAPAAAALVSHMVSFQVKNSNTSAVPCQSDGASYTIHGRLVGPANQLDPLNPGRSVVLDLHGLGYGQFFWDFEIIPGYDWSEAVASHGVASLIIDRLGYGVSSHPPGMQSCMGAQADIAHQVVQALRTGAYAMDGAAGLGFVRVGLTGHSAGGAIAQAEAYSFHDVDALIVLAWADTGASPKVLADFAQTGAVCASGGNPPGYAPLGQSKDEFKALMFHDADPAVEGEATRLRNADPCGDDSSIPAAIATDEQRVASIQVPVLLAIGADDAIFPPPSQDRQKSMYTGTKDVTALTVLDTGHALSLERSAPFTRDAVAAWLCKRSFC
- a CDS encoding LLM class F420-dependent oxidoreductase, which produces MKIDTHLGDLTGAAERAVALEEAGFDGLMSIETQHDPFLPLAVAAEHTRRVDLITGIAVGFARNPMTLAHTGHDLQAYSKGRFILGLGSQIRPHIEKRFSMTWSHPAPRMREMISAIRAIWEAWDTGSKLDFRGDFYTHTLMTPFFNPGPNPHGTPRIFLAAVGEAMTEVAAEVADGVILHAFTNERYLREVTLPAVERGLARAGRRREDFEVSLPCFVVTGEEPADVDALRSAVRAQISFYGSTPAYRGALDVHGWGDLQAELNGLSKQGRWTEMAELIDGSVLDAFAVQGAPDEIPERLLARYGDIVDRVSFYAFPGGGTGGWARIVDGLRRGTARSGT
- a CDS encoding ABC transporter permease, which codes for MASEGVYEGPLNPPLTDELGQIIVRGLRPGRKGLEALGEMVLLGGAVFTSLRTGVVWEEFIHQCDIFFKRMIIPVLLIGLGWGTMVSLEAGNLLQLAQASWRLGGFEAMSHIREFDAFVMGDIAMGVAGTAIVADMGARKVRDELAAMSTLGIDVVREMVTPRVLSMIVMTSAMLFPMMVSSLFTGWLAAVYLRGASTGGYWHDFFNQTTSVDVLIGVVKCACFGMFGGIIACYKGMSAAGGGRGVGRAVNEAVVMSIIMAMSVNYLVTSILMALNSSVNVLK